In Drosophila willistoni isolate 14030-0811.24 chromosome XR unlocalized genomic scaffold, UCI_dwil_1.1 Seg8, whole genome shotgun sequence, a single genomic region encodes these proteins:
- the LOC6645763 gene encoding prolyl 4-hydroxylase subunit alpha-2, translated as MRIAFIYCILIILFTNCQSNEYSYADYDEYYREYYTEMYSTTVMGSVKLYKLEQEFMQILKKSTIELQKQINMIQIYLKYFKRPKCSNQNECKKYVAKPLNAFRLMRRIHQDWPQWLKLIKSGNEADYIKQLENEIVPKLPESHDMLEMLKNLHRVETTYGIRVHDYANGKMPKTQSNWTLTVRDCVTMGNYGYQIHDYQRAGMWYQYALNQRPEVNGESYKQMLGDPLDHARLKYAQTILIHEVHRNEPALAMQEIRDEVEQVLSEVDAKSINDLVNDRLHQSVTEFELNDNQTTVYNRYKHRWAHMSGCRGMFRQHTNLVCRYNFTTSPFLQLAPMKLEEISLDPYIVQYHDVLSDNEIEDLKREGIKGTMINGWTSLKSSNATENESRTIVARVAIMSPSLEIVQRINRRIIDMTGFNIEESKTIQLAAFSVGGFFMPHYDYLYDRLLDTDVLKKLGDRVASVIFYAGDVTEGGATNFPRNQLVVQPKKGSALFWYNKFDDGSPDPRSLHSICPVVVGSRWTITKWIHQDSQMFLQPCSLQPSSST; from the exons ATGCGAATTGCttttatatattgtattttaataattttattcacAAATTGCCAAAGTAATGAATACAGCTATGCAGACTATGATGAATATTATAGAGAATATTATACAGAAATGTATAGTACAACAGTCATGGGTTCGgtcaaattatataaattggAACAAGAATTTATGCAAATTCTAAAAAAATCAACCATTGAGTTACAAAAACAGATCAATATGATTCAAAT ttatttaaaatatttcaaacgtCCCAAGTGTTCAAATCAAAACGAATGTAAAAAATATGTTGCAAAACCATTAAATGCTTTTCGTCTTATGCGACGCATCCATCAAGATTGGCCTCAATGGTTGAAACTAATCAAAAGCGGCAACGAAGCAGATTATATTAAACAACTTGAAAATGAGATTGTGCCCAAGTTACCCGAATCGCATGATATGTTGGAAATGCTTAAGAATTTGCATCGTGTCGAGACAACTTATGGGATACGAGTTCATGACTATGCCAATggaaaaatgccaaaaacacAATCAAA TTGGACCTTAACAGTCCGCGATTGCGTGACAATGGGTAATTATGGATATCAAATTCATGACTATCAACGTGCTGGCATGTGGTATCAATATGCTCTGAATCAACGACCCGAAGTAAATGGCGAAAGCTATAAGCAAATGCTTGGCGATCCATTGGACCATGCTCGTTTAAAGTATGCTCAAACTATTTTAATACATG AAGTTCATAGGAATGAGCCAGCACTGGCCATGCAGGAAATTCGTGATGAAGTTGAACAAGTATTGAGCGAAGTAGATGCCAAGTCAATAAATGATTTAGTCAATGACCGACTCCATCAATCAGTAACAGAATTTGAATTAAACGACAACCAAACAACAGTGTATAACCGCTATAAACATCGTTGGGCTCATATGTCCGGTTGTCGTGGCATGTTTAGACAGCACACAAATCTGGTTTGTCGTTATAATTTTACCACCAGTCCATTTTTACAGTTGGCCCCAATGAAACTAGAGGAAATTAGTCTTGATCCATACATTGTGCAGTATCATGATGTATTGTCCGACAATGAGATAGAAGACCTCAAAAGGGAAGGCATTAAAGGCACAATGATCAATGGTTGGACAAGTCTTAAATCGAGTAACGCTACTGAAAATGAAAGTCGAACAATTGTGGCACGTGTCGCCATAATGAGCCCTAGCTTAGAGATTGTTCAACGCATCAATCGACGCATTATAGATATGACCGGATTTAATATAGAGGAATCCAAAACAATACAATTGGCTGCCTTTAGTGTCGGTGGATTCTTTATGCCCCATTATGATTATTTGTACGATCGTCTATTAGACACGGATGTCCTTAAAAAACTAGGTGATCGAGTAGCCAGTGttatattttat GCTGGTGATGTAACCGAGGGTGGAGCAACTAATTTTCCCCGCAATCAGTTGGTGGTGCAACCCAAAAAAGGCAGTGCTCTCTTTTGGTATAATAAATTCGATGATGGCTCACCAGATCCTCGTAGCTTACATTCAATTTGTCCTGTTGTAGTTGGTTCACGTTGGA CGATTACTAAATGGATTCATCAGGATTCACAAATGTTTTTGCAACCCTGCAGCCTGCAACCGTCCTCCTCAACTTAA